One Chlorobaculum limnaeum genomic window carries:
- the mscL gene encoding large-conductance mechanosensitive channel protein MscL, with translation MLKEFREFALKGNVVDMAVGIIIGGAFGGLVNSLVNDLLMPPFGLLLKGVDFSNLFVVLKEGASPGPYLALADAKTAGAVTLNYGLFVNALIGFLIMAFAVFLLVRSINRLRAMSEKQAAPAAAPQTKECPFCFSTIPSKAVRCPNCTSQL, from the coding sequence ATGCTGAAAGAGTTCAGGGAGTTCGCCCTCAAGGGTAATGTGGTCGATATGGCGGTTGGCATCATTATCGGCGGAGCCTTCGGGGGACTGGTCAATTCGCTGGTCAACGACCTTCTGATGCCGCCGTTCGGTCTGCTCCTGAAAGGGGTCGATTTTTCGAATCTTTTTGTCGTGCTGAAAGAAGGGGCATCGCCTGGTCCCTATCTGGCTCTTGCCGACGCCAAAACTGCCGGGGCGGTGACGCTCAACTATGGCCTGTTCGTCAATGCGCTCATCGGTTTTCTGATCATGGCCTTCGCGGTGTTTCTCCTTGTCCGGTCGATCAACCGGCTTCGCGCCATGTCGGAAAAACAGGCCGCGCCTGCCGCAGCTCCGCAAACCAAAGAGTGCCCGTTCTGTTTCTCGACCATACCGTCGAAAGCCGTGCGCTGCCCGAATTGCACGTCGCAGTTGTAA
- a CDS encoding LL-diaminopimelate aminotransferase — protein sequence MFDEIEFDKIKRLPKYVFAAVNELKMAERRAGEDVIDFSMGNPDGPTPQHIIDKLVESVGKPRTHGYSVSKGIYKLRGAIGGWYRDKYNVDLDLDREVVVTMGSKEGYVHLVQAITNPGDLAIVPDPCYPIHSQAFILAGGNVHRMKLEMNEDYTLDEEAFFHNLETALRESSPKPKYLVVNFPNNPTTATVELPFYERLVELARRERFYIISDIAYAEITFDGYVTPSILQVPGAKDVAVESYTLSKTYNMAGWRMGFMVGNAKLVGALEKIKSWLDYGTFTPIQVASTIALTGDQSCVREISEVYRKRRDVLISSFANAGWDIVSPKASMFVWARIPEQMRAMGSLEFSKKLLMEGKVAVSPGIGFGTYGDEYVRVAMIENEERIRQAARNIKRFLKSNSGV from the coding sequence ATGTTCGACGAGATAGAATTCGACAAAATCAAGAGACTGCCTAAATATGTGTTTGCCGCTGTCAATGAGCTGAAGATGGCCGAACGCCGGGCAGGGGAGGATGTCATCGATTTTTCGATGGGCAATCCCGATGGCCCGACGCCCCAGCATATCATCGACAAGCTCGTCGAGAGCGTCGGCAAACCCAGGACGCACGGCTATTCGGTCTCCAAAGGCATCTACAAGCTGCGCGGCGCTATCGGCGGCTGGTATCGCGACAAGTACAATGTCGATCTCGATCTCGACCGGGAGGTGGTGGTGACGATGGGTTCCAAGGAGGGGTATGTCCACCTCGTCCAGGCGATAACCAACCCCGGCGACCTGGCGATTGTGCCCGACCCGTGCTACCCGATTCACTCGCAGGCCTTCATTCTCGCGGGCGGAAACGTGCACCGCATGAAGCTCGAAATGAACGAGGATTACACGCTCGACGAGGAGGCTTTTTTTCACAATCTCGAAACCGCCCTTCGCGAATCGTCGCCCAAGCCGAAGTACCTCGTGGTCAACTTTCCGAACAATCCGACCACGGCCACGGTCGAGCTGCCCTTCTACGAACGCCTCGTCGAGCTGGCGCGGCGGGAGCGTTTTTACATCATCAGCGACATCGCCTATGCCGAAATTACCTTCGATGGTTATGTGACTCCCTCTATCCTCCAGGTGCCGGGGGCGAAGGACGTTGCCGTCGAAAGCTATACGCTTTCGAAAACCTACAACATGGCTGGCTGGCGCATGGGTTTCATGGTCGGCAACGCCAAGCTTGTCGGCGCGCTGGAGAAGATCAAGAGTTGGCTCGATTATGGCACCTTTACGCCGATTCAGGTCGCTTCGACCATCGCGCTCACCGGCGACCAGAGCTGCGTTCGTGAGATCAGCGAGGTGTACCGCAAGCGCCGCGATGTGCTCATTTCGAGCTTCGCCAATGCAGGCTGGGACATTGTATCCCCGAAGGCCTCGATGTTCGTCTGGGCGAGAATTCCCGAACAGATGCGCGCGATGGGCAGCCTCGAATTCAGCAAGAAACTGCTGATGGAGGGCAAAGTGGCGGTCAGCCCGGGCATTGGCTTTGGCACCTACGGCGACGAGTACGTCCGCGTGGCGATGATCGAAAACGAAGAGCGAATCCGCCAGGCTGCAAGGAATATCAAGAGGTTTTTGAAGAGCAACAGCGGGGTGTGA
- a CDS encoding bifunctional ADP-dependent NAD(P)H-hydrate dehydratase/NAD(P)H-hydrate epimerase — MNPVLTAREMSLADRAAIEELRTGETRLMELAGRETARMIAGRFEHSKSLDGVSALVVCGKGNNGGDGFVVARHLLNRGARVDVLLVWPEDDLAGVNLEGLHILKAYRRYNEGLRIFAGIYEARTTVGATEYQVVVDAIFGTGLRIDTEDPELREPARSAVELINFVNAHSEAVTVAIDLPSGLDATSGRSSEPCVNADMTVTMAFLKTGFFQNSGPSLCGEIQTAEISIPEFLVEPTSCLLVDEAFAAESYLLRDPSSAKHLNGKVLLVTGSADGGGSMLGAALLAARAAVKTGAGYVCASLPDGQAAVMHSFAPEVVVIGRDMISIIEKAKWADAIVIGCGIGRSDEAQELVETLLCTPEIAGKKLVLDADALYAIAERDLFDRVSSLEDAVLTPHAGECSRLSGLSVEDIMLSPIDTARMLAEEWNVNLLLKGMPTFIASPSGMVLISNSGTEALASAGTGDVLSGMIGALAAKGLDSHEAAAAAAWLHGRAGDLASNVSSLVSSVDVLQAIPQAVLELFESEE, encoded by the coding sequence ATGAATCCGGTATTGACGGCGCGGGAGATGAGTCTGGCGGATCGGGCGGCTATCGAGGAGCTGCGCACCGGCGAAACCCGGCTGATGGAGCTTGCCGGGCGCGAAACCGCGCGGATGATCGCCGGGCGCTTCGAGCACAGCAAAAGCCTCGACGGCGTTTCGGCGCTCGTCGTCTGCGGCAAGGGCAACAACGGCGGCGACGGATTCGTCGTCGCGCGTCACCTCTTGAACCGAGGGGCGCGAGTCGATGTGCTGCTGGTCTGGCCGGAAGATGATCTGGCCGGGGTTAACCTCGAAGGGCTGCACATCCTCAAGGCGTACCGGCGCTACAACGAGGGGCTGAGAATCTTCGCGGGAATCTACGAGGCGCGAACCACCGTTGGCGCGACCGAATATCAGGTGGTCGTGGACGCTATTTTCGGCACCGGACTCAGGATCGATACCGAAGATCCAGAACTCCGAGAACCGGCCAGGTCGGCAGTCGAGCTGATCAACTTCGTCAACGCCCACTCCGAAGCCGTGACAGTGGCCATCGATCTGCCGTCGGGCCTCGACGCTACCAGCGGGCGCTCATCCGAACCTTGCGTCAATGCGGACATGACTGTAACGATGGCCTTCCTCAAGACCGGATTTTTCCAGAACTCCGGGCCATCGCTCTGCGGAGAGATTCAGACTGCGGAAATCTCGATACCGGAGTTCCTCGTCGAACCGACCTCCTGCCTGCTCGTGGATGAAGCCTTCGCGGCGGAGAGTTATTTGCTGCGCGACCCGTCGAGCGCCAAGCACCTGAATGGCAAAGTGCTGCTCGTCACCGGCTCGGCGGACGGCGGCGGCTCGATGCTCGGCGCGGCCCTGCTCGCCGCCCGCGCCGCCGTCAAGACCGGCGCGGGGTACGTCTGCGCGTCCTTGCCCGACGGTCAGGCAGCGGTAATGCACAGCTTCGCTCCGGAAGTGGTGGTGATCGGGCGCGACATGATTTCGATCATCGAAAAGGCCAAATGGGCCGACGCGATTGTGATAGGATGCGGTATCGGTCGCAGCGACGAGGCGCAGGAGCTGGTCGAAACGCTGCTCTGCACGCCGGAAATCGCCGGAAAAAAGCTGGTGCTCGACGCCGATGCGCTCTACGCCATCGCCGAACGCGATCTGTTCGACCGGGTCTCCAGCCTCGAAGATGCCGTGCTGACGCCGCATGCGGGCGAATGCAGCCGCCTGTCGGGTCTCTCGGTCGAGGACATCATGCTCTCGCCGATCGACACGGCGCGGATGCTCGCCGAGGAGTGGAACGTCAACCTGCTGCTCAAGGGGATGCCGACCTTCATCGCCTCGCCATCGGGCATGGTGCTCATCTCGAACAGCGGCACCGAAGCGCTCGCCTCGGCAGGCACGGGCGACGTGCTCTCCGGCATGATCGGCGCACTGGCCGCCAAAGGCCTCGACAGCCACGAAGCGGCCGCAGCCGCCGCCTGGCTGCACGGCCGCGCCGGAGACCTCGCCTCGAACGTATCGAGCCTCGTCTCTTCAGTGGATGTGTTGCAGGCTATTCCCCAGGCCGTGCTGGAGCTGTTCGAAAGCGAGGAGTGA
- the purL gene encoding phosphoribosylformylglycinamidine synthase subunit PurL translates to MSTEPEVNLKLAQEHGLNEEEYAKICGVLGRTPSFTELGIYSVMWSEHCSYKNSIAVLKTLPRDGASLLTQAGEENAGLVDIGDNLAVAFKIESHNHPSAVEPYQGAATGVGGIHRDIFTMGARPVASLDSLRFGSPRDPRVRYLVDGVVRGIGDYGNSFGVPTVAGEIYFEECYTGNPLVNAMSVGLVEHHKTVSATALGKGNPVLIVGSSTGRDGIHGATFASEDLSEASEDKRPSVQVGDPFAEKLLLEATLEAIATGAVVGLQDMGAAGLTSSTSEMSARGIEKTGSGGIEIDLDLTPAREKGMTAYELMLSESQERMLIVAEKGREQEIIDVYRKWDVSAVVIGQVTDDNMLRVRHHGEVVAEIPAMSLVLGGGAPVYIREAVEKKPDTPAADLVADSSLDFKALSLQLLSRPNIASKAWVYQQYDSMVQTNTVTPAGQTDAAVIRIKGTKKGLAMKTDCNSRYVYLNPKAGGAIAVAECARNIACTGARPLAVTNCLNFGNPYKPEVYFQFKSAVEGMGDACRMFDTPVTGGNVSFYNETSLGGGRTAIYPTPTIGMIGLLDDIDNLVESTFREAGDAIVLLGDPELSLDGSEYLVMQYGTPGADSPAVDLKHEKNLQELLVTLAAKKLVNSAHDVSDGGLAVTLAEKSIMNRDRMLGFEVDLECAGADSAAIQKLLFSEAQGRVVISVDPGRAGAIIEEADRLNVPVRVIGKVMPEGGSIAVNGSPVSEFTIDELLHAYEHALESALHLEEL, encoded by the coding sequence ATGAGCACCGAACCTGAAGTGAACCTGAAGCTGGCCCAGGAGCACGGCCTGAACGAAGAGGAATATGCCAAGATTTGCGGCGTACTGGGCCGGACGCCCAGCTTTACCGAGCTGGGCATCTACTCGGTGATGTGGTCCGAGCATTGCAGCTACAAGAACTCCATCGCCGTGCTCAAGACCCTGCCTCGCGACGGCGCTTCGCTGCTCACGCAGGCGGGCGAGGAGAACGCCGGACTGGTCGATATTGGCGACAACCTCGCCGTGGCCTTCAAGATCGAGTCGCACAACCACCCCTCGGCGGTCGAGCCTTACCAGGGCGCGGCGACCGGCGTCGGCGGCATCCACCGCGACATCTTTACGATGGGCGCAAGGCCGGTGGCATCGCTCGACTCGCTTCGCTTCGGCTCTCCGCGTGACCCGCGCGTGCGCTACCTCGTTGACGGCGTGGTGCGCGGCATCGGCGACTACGGCAACTCCTTCGGCGTACCGACTGTGGCGGGCGAAATCTACTTCGAGGAGTGCTACACCGGCAACCCGCTGGTCAACGCCATGTCGGTCGGCCTCGTTGAGCACCACAAAACCGTCAGCGCCACAGCGCTCGGCAAGGGCAATCCGGTGCTGATCGTCGGCTCTTCGACCGGACGTGATGGCATCCACGGCGCGACCTTCGCCTCGGAAGACCTCAGTGAAGCGTCGGAGGACAAGCGCCCGAGCGTGCAGGTGGGCGATCCCTTCGCCGAAAAGCTGCTGCTCGAAGCGACGCTTGAAGCGATCGCGACCGGCGCGGTGGTCGGCTTGCAGGACATGGGCGCGGCGGGGCTGACCAGCTCCACCTCGGAGATGAGCGCGCGCGGCATCGAGAAAACCGGCAGCGGCGGCATCGAGATCGACCTCGACCTGACGCCCGCCCGCGAAAAGGGCATGACCGCCTACGAGCTGATGCTTTCGGAGTCGCAGGAACGGATGCTGATCGTGGCCGAGAAGGGGCGAGAGCAGGAGATCATCGACGTCTACCGCAAGTGGGATGTGAGCGCAGTGGTGATCGGACAGGTGACGGATGACAACATGCTGCGCGTACGCCACCACGGCGAGGTGGTCGCCGAGATTCCGGCCATGTCACTCGTGCTCGGCGGCGGCGCGCCGGTCTACATCCGCGAGGCAGTCGAGAAGAAGCCCGACACTCCGGCGGCTGACCTCGTGGCGGACAGTTCGCTCGACTTCAAGGCGCTCTCGCTGCAACTGCTCTCCCGCCCGAACATCGCCAGCAAGGCGTGGGTCTACCAGCAGTACGACTCGATGGTGCAGACCAACACCGTCACCCCGGCGGGCCAGACCGACGCAGCGGTGATCCGCATCAAGGGCACCAAAAAGGGCCTCGCGATGAAGACCGACTGCAACTCCCGCTACGTCTACCTGAACCCGAAAGCGGGCGGCGCGATTGCCGTCGCGGAGTGCGCGCGCAACATCGCCTGCACCGGCGCACGACCGCTCGCCGTGACCAACTGCCTGAACTTCGGCAATCCCTACAAACCGGAGGTCTACTTCCAGTTCAAGAGCGCCGTCGAAGGCATGGGCGACGCCTGCCGCATGTTCGACACTCCGGTGACGGGCGGCAACGTCAGCTTCTACAACGAAACCTCGCTTGGCGGCGGACGCACGGCGATCTACCCGACACCCACCATCGGCATGATCGGCCTGCTCGACGACATCGACAACCTCGTGGAATCGACCTTCCGCGAGGCGGGTGACGCCATCGTGCTGCTCGGCGATCCGGAGCTTTCGCTCGACGGATCCGAGTACCTCGTGATGCAGTACGGCACGCCAGGCGCGGACTCCCCTGCTGTCGATCTGAAGCACGAGAAAAACCTTCAGGAGCTGCTCGTCACGCTCGCAGCGAAAAAGCTGGTCAACTCGGCGCACGACGTGTCGGATGGCGGCCTTGCGGTCACGCTCGCCGAAAAATCGATCATGAACCGCGACAGGATGCTCGGCTTTGAGGTCGATCTCGAATGCGCGGGCGCGGACAGCGCGGCCATCCAGAAGCTCCTCTTCTCCGAAGCGCAGGGGCGCGTGGTGATTTCGGTCGATCCCGGAAGAGCCGGAGCGATCATCGAGGAGGCCGACCGCCTGAACGTACCGGTGCGTGTCATCGGCAAGGTAATGCCAGAGGGTGGCAGCATCGCGGTCAATGGCAGCCCGGTGTCGGAGTTTACGATTGACGAACTGCTGCACGCTTACGAGCACGCGCTCGAGTCGGCGCTGCATCTCGAAGAGTTGTAA
- the secA gene encoding preprotein translocase subunit SecA, translated as MLKIFARIFGSKHEKDIKKIQPIVDSINEIYGSLNALTDEAFRNKGVELRKKVREKLIPFETQIKETEKKLDRPDVSHEENERLNTQLEQLRKEYEENTAAILEEVLPETFALVKETCRRLKGHTYTVMGREMVWDMVPYDVQLIGGIVLHQGKIAEMATGEGKTLVSTLPVFLNALTGRGVHVVTVNEYLAQRDMEWMRPLYAYHGLSTGVILAGQYSNQRRNEYLCDITWGTNSEFGFDYLRDNMAGSEEEMVQRDFYFGIVDEVDSVLIDEARTPLIISGPVPNSDTDTKFREIKPWIEQIVRSQQNLIASLLGQAEKTLKDKPGDFDAGLALLRVKRGQPKNNRFTKMLSQSGVGKLIQSVENEYLKDNSARMHEVDDELFYAVDEKANTIDLTEKGREFLSKLSHQDQDLFLLPDVGSEIAAIEADKNLQPTDKIRKKDEVYRLYSERSDSLHTIGQLLKAYTLFAKDDEYVVQDGQVMIVDEFTGRVLAGRRYSDGLHQAIEAKENVKIEGETQTMATITIQNYFRLYKKLAGMTGTAETEASEFFEIYKLDVVVIPTNRPIARKDQDDLVYKTRREKYNAIVNKVQELITKGQPVLVGTASVEVSETLSRMLRAKRIQHNVLNAKQHAREADIVAMAGQKGAVTIATNMAGRGTDIKLGAGVREMGGLFILGSERHESRRIDRQLRGRAGRQGDPGESIFYVSLEDELMRLFGSDRVIAVMDRLGHEEGDVIEHSMITKSIERAQKKVEEQNFAIRKRLLEYDDVMNQQREVIYTRRRKALKMGRLKSDLMDLLQDYSHTVVKKFHDASDPEGLEEQVLRELSVEFRPDASAFEREPFEQTAEALYKTASEFYHRKENSLPDDIMQQIEKYAVLSVIDQKWREHLREIDGLREGINLRAYGQKDPLLEYKQEAYKLFVELLRDIEHETLSVAFRLFPLTQEETEEIEARQRRQAVRQERLVAQHAEAESAYEIAADGGMNATLSMPGDEIVIQQPVRVEKKPGRNDDCPCGSGKKYKNCCGANE; from the coding sequence ATGCTCAAAATTTTTGCAAGGATTTTTGGATCGAAGCACGAAAAAGACATCAAGAAAATCCAGCCGATCGTCGATAGCATCAATGAGATTTATGGCTCGCTCAACGCACTGACGGACGAGGCGTTCCGAAACAAGGGGGTGGAGCTGCGCAAAAAGGTGCGTGAAAAGCTCATCCCTTTCGAGACGCAGATAAAAGAGACCGAAAAGAAGCTCGACCGACCGGACGTGAGCCACGAGGAGAACGAACGGCTGAATACCCAGCTCGAACAGCTTCGGAAAGAGTATGAAGAGAACACGGCAGCCATTCTCGAAGAGGTGCTCCCGGAGACCTTCGCGCTCGTCAAGGAGACCTGCCGTCGACTGAAGGGGCACACCTACACGGTCATGGGCCGCGAAATGGTGTGGGACATGGTGCCCTACGACGTCCAGCTCATCGGCGGTATCGTGCTGCATCAGGGCAAGATCGCGGAGATGGCCACCGGCGAGGGCAAAACGCTCGTCTCCACCCTGCCGGTCTTTCTGAACGCTTTGACGGGGCGCGGCGTGCACGTGGTGACGGTCAACGAGTACCTGGCCCAGCGCGACATGGAGTGGATGCGTCCGCTCTATGCTTATCATGGCCTTTCGACCGGCGTGATTCTGGCCGGGCAATATTCGAACCAGCGCCGCAACGAGTACCTCTGCGATATCACCTGGGGCACCAACAGCGAGTTCGGCTTCGACTACCTGCGCGACAACATGGCCGGCTCCGAGGAGGAGATGGTGCAGCGCGACTTTTACTTCGGCATCGTTGACGAGGTGGACAGCGTCCTGATCGACGAAGCCCGTACGCCGCTGATCATCTCCGGCCCGGTGCCTAATTCCGACACCGACACAAAATTCCGCGAAATCAAGCCCTGGATCGAACAGATCGTCCGGTCGCAGCAGAATCTGATAGCATCGCTTCTCGGTCAGGCCGAAAAGACGCTGAAAGATAAGCCAGGCGATTTCGACGCCGGTCTGGCGCTGTTGCGCGTCAAACGCGGCCAGCCGAAGAACAACCGCTTCACCAAGATGCTCTCGCAGTCCGGCGTCGGCAAGCTCATCCAGTCGGTCGAAAACGAGTACCTCAAGGACAACTCCGCACGGATGCACGAGGTGGACGACGAGCTTTTCTACGCGGTGGACGAGAAGGCCAACACCATCGACCTCACCGAGAAGGGGCGCGAGTTCCTGAGCAAGCTGAGCCATCAGGATCAGGATCTCTTTCTCCTGCCTGACGTAGGCAGCGAAATCGCTGCCATCGAGGCGGACAAGAACCTTCAGCCAACCGACAAAATCCGCAAAAAAGACGAGGTCTATCGCCTCTACTCCGAGCGTTCGGACAGCCTTCATACCATCGGCCAGCTCCTCAAGGCCTACACGCTCTTCGCCAAGGATGACGAGTACGTCGTGCAGGACGGCCAGGTGATGATCGTGGATGAGTTCACTGGCCGCGTGCTCGCCGGACGCCGATACAGCGACGGGCTGCACCAGGCCATCGAGGCCAAGGAGAACGTCAAGATCGAGGGCGAGACGCAAACAATGGCCACCATCACCATCCAGAACTACTTCCGCCTCTACAAGAAACTGGCCGGTATGACCGGTACCGCCGAGACCGAGGCGTCGGAGTTCTTCGAGATCTACAAGCTCGACGTGGTGGTGATTCCGACCAACCGCCCCATTGCGCGTAAGGACCAGGACGACCTGGTTTACAAAACGCGCCGCGAAAAGTACAACGCCATTGTCAACAAGGTGCAGGAGCTGATCACCAAGGGCCAGCCGGTGCTGGTCGGCACGGCGAGCGTCGAGGTGTCGGAGACGCTGTCGAGGATGCTGCGCGCCAAGCGCATCCAACACAACGTGCTCAACGCCAAGCAGCACGCCCGCGAGGCGGACATCGTCGCGATGGCCGGGCAAAAGGGGGCGGTGACCATCGCCACCAACATGGCCGGTCGCGGCACCGACATCAAGCTCGGGGCTGGCGTGCGCGAGATGGGCGGCCTGTTCATCCTCGGCTCGGAACGGCACGAATCGCGCCGCATCGACCGCCAGCTTCGCGGACGCGCCGGTCGCCAGGGCGACCCCGGCGAGTCGATCTTCTACGTCTCGCTCGAAGACGAGCTGATGCGCCTGTTCGGCTCGGATCGCGTCATCGCGGTGATGGATCGCCTCGGCCACGAGGAGGGCGACGTCATCGAACACTCGATGATCACCAAGTCTATCGAGCGTGCCCAGAAGAAGGTCGAGGAGCAGAACTTCGCCATCCGCAAGCGCCTGCTTGAATACGACGACGTCATGAACCAGCAGCGCGAGGTGATCTACACCCGCCGCCGCAAGGCGCTCAAGATGGGGCGTCTGAAAAGCGACCTGATGGATCTGCTGCAAGACTATAGCCACACCGTGGTCAAGAAATTCCACGACGCCAGCGATCCTGAGGGGCTGGAGGAGCAGGTTCTGCGTGAGCTGTCGGTCGAGTTCCGCCCCGACGCCTCGGCTTTCGAACGCGAGCCGTTCGAGCAGACCGCCGAAGCACTCTACAAGACCGCCAGCGAGTTCTACCACCGGAAGGAAAATTCGCTGCCTGACGATATCATGCAGCAGATCGAAAAATATGCCGTGCTGTCAGTGATCGACCAGAAGTGGCGCGAGCACCTGCGCGAGATCGACGGCTTGCGTGAAGGCATCAACCTCCGCGCCTACGGCCAGAAAGATCCGCTGCTCGAATACAAGCAGGAGGCCTACAAGCTCTTCGTCGAACTGTTGCGCGACATCGAGCACGAAACCCTGTCGGTGGCCTTCAGGCTCTTCCCGCTCACGCAGGAGGAGACCGAGGAGATCGAAGCCCGCCAGCGCCGCCAGGCCGTGCGCCAGGAGCGGCTCGTGGCGCAGCACGCCGAAGCGGAGAGCGCCTACGAAATCGCCGCGGATGGCGGAATGAACGCCACGCTCTCGATGCCCGGCGACGAGATCGTCATCCAGCAACCGGTGCGCGTCGAGAAAAAACCCGGTCGCAACGATGACTGCCCCTGCGGCAGCGGCAAGAAATACAAAAACTGCTGCGGAGCGAATGAATAA
- a CDS encoding DUF1648 domain-containing protein, protein MTSKQNKHPFAVAFFSLLSALLAGHAIYHYFILPDQVATHFGFSGNPDAWGPKTVFFLWYVIITGLCIVMFIVVNRLLRPGRLSWLNIPNKEYWLAPERIHDTLHYVRNGMLLFGSGNLLFVLDFINQSFQVSLGHASKLDHPLTTLAMYLLFCVLWVSALYRRFGRKK, encoded by the coding sequence ATGACATCAAAACAAAACAAGCATCCCTTCGCGGTCGCCTTCTTCTCTTTACTCAGTGCCCTGCTGGCGGGCCACGCTATTTACCACTATTTTATTCTACCCGATCAGGTCGCCACCCATTTCGGCTTTTCAGGCAATCCGGACGCCTGGGGGCCGAAAACGGTCTTTTTCCTCTGGTACGTCATCATCACCGGTCTTTGCATTGTTATGTTCATTGTGGTGAACCGCCTCCTGAGACCGGGCCGCCTCTCATGGCTGAACATTCCCAACAAGGAGTACTGGCTGGCGCCGGAACGCATTCACGATACCCTGCATTATGTCAGAAACGGTATGCTGCTCTTCGGCTCCGGTAACCTGCTGTTCGTGCTCGACTTCATCAATCAGTCGTTTCAGGTCTCTCTCGGACACGCATCGAAGCTCGATCATCCCCTGACCACTCTTGCCATGTATCTGCTTTTCTGCGTTTTATGGGTTTCCGCTCTGTACCGCCGATTTGGCAGGAAGAAGTGA
- a CDS encoding HAD family hydrolase — MNYRLLVFDFDGTLADSEASIMGAMQLVAKDFGLSEVDCVKARQTIGLPLQRTIEIGLGLEAGDAAAAVELYRRYYKEIAFDSTCLFPGVKETLEQLRQNYLLAIASSKSRQGLLSMMRQFGIVDHFSFIAGAQDVSNGKPAPDMVLLALQHFGIPAAECLVVGDTVYDIEMGQRACADTCAVTYGNHSADELRRLDPTFLIDSFECILSCLNDGGSSG, encoded by the coding sequence ATGAACTACAGACTGCTTGTTTTTGATTTCGATGGCACGCTGGCCGACAGCGAAGCAAGTATCATGGGTGCAATGCAGCTTGTGGCCAAAGATTTCGGGCTTTCGGAAGTTGACTGCGTGAAAGCCAGACAAACTATCGGTTTGCCGTTGCAGCGTACAATTGAAATAGGACTTGGTCTTGAGGCCGGAGATGCAGCGGCGGCGGTCGAACTCTACCGGAGGTATTACAAGGAGATCGCTTTCGATTCGACTTGCCTTTTTCCGGGAGTCAAAGAGACCCTGGAACAGTTGAGGCAGAACTACCTGCTTGCGATTGCCTCAAGCAAAAGCCGACAGGGACTTTTGTCCATGATGCGTCAGTTCGGTATTGTCGATCATTTCTCTTTCATTGCCGGAGCGCAGGATGTTTCGAATGGCAAACCCGCCCCCGATATGGTGCTGCTCGCGTTGCAGCATTTCGGTATTCCAGCGGCAGAGTGTCTGGTTGTGGGCGATACGGTGTACGACATCGAGATGGGGCAGCGGGCGTGTGCCGATACCTGTGCGGTTACTTACGGGAACCATTCGGCGGACGAGCTTCGCAGGCTCGATCCCACCTTCCTCATTGACTCGTTCGAGTGCATCCTTTCGTGCCTGAATGATGGCGGCAGCTCAGGTTGA
- a CDS encoding PolC-type DNA polymerase III, with amino-acid sequence MQRKLADTLVVLDFETTGLSPEHGDRTIEIGAVLLENGTIADRFQRLMNPGFRISRFIEGYTGITNEMLKGEPRCEEVMADFSEFIAGHNIVAHNASFDRRFLDAELKRLNQAYEGECCCSLLLSRRIYQEAPNHKLQTLVSYAALPQTGRFHRAQADAEMTASLWMSMIDRIRRQYGLSTIFFDQLSELSKIDRLYAHRYLSGLAEE; translated from the coding sequence ATGCAGCGGAAGTTGGCGGATACGCTGGTAGTGCTGGATTTCGAAACGACTGGATTGTCGCCGGAGCATGGTGACCGGACCATCGAGATCGGCGCGGTGCTGCTCGAAAACGGAACGATTGCCGATCGATTCCAGCGGCTCATGAATCCCGGATTTCGTATCAGCCGGTTCATCGAAGGGTACACTGGTATTACCAACGAGATGCTCAAAGGTGAGCCTCGTTGCGAAGAGGTGATGGCCGATTTTTCGGAGTTTATCGCCGGGCACAATATCGTGGCGCACAATGCGTCATTTGACCGGCGTTTTCTTGACGCCGAGCTGAAACGGCTGAACCAGGCCTACGAGGGGGAGTGCTGCTGCTCACTCCTTCTATCGCGGCGAATTTATCAGGAGGCTCCGAATCACAAGTTACAGACGCTTGTTTCTTATGCTGCTCTTCCGCAAACCGGTCGTTTTCACCGTGCGCAGGCCGATGCCGAGATGACGGCATCCTTGTGGATGTCGATGATTGACCGCATTCGCCGGCAATATGGTCTCTCTACAATATTTTTCGACCAGTTGAGTGAACTCTCGAAAATCGACAGGCTTTATGCCCACCGATATCTTTCTGGCTTGGCGGAGGAGTGA